A single Lolium perenne isolate Kyuss_39 chromosome 6, Kyuss_2.0, whole genome shotgun sequence DNA region contains:
- the LOC127310126 gene encoding uncharacterized protein, protein MGSREGETSYQPTEEIVTTHEEREEKEGQEREAKRMEEAISATKSSTSTPVLLGQEFFEHMERMPEDRAANLAQQNEFFSRLIRENNGGIRNGGPKGVSLTEFLQTNPLTFATAPEPMDADDWLRDTERKLNTVRCNDEEKVRYATYLLSGLAALWWDNMILIQPSGHVFTWDEFKKKFREAQVPESIMELKRREFETLKQNDLSVWKYLVEFDRLSRYAAEDVNTEEKRIKKFLKGMNPFLKMQLNLTKCTRFHELVDTALTLENDYEEVQNERKRKARLEPQPIQIQQTQSEMNFQTRDETITPFYSQVRCHNCARKGHYAKDCPQ, encoded by the coding sequence ATGGGATCGCGTGAGGGAGAGACGAGTTACCAACCAACTGAGGAAATAGTAACGACTCATGAAGAGAGGGAGGAAAAAGAAGGTCAGGAAAGAGAAGCTAAGCGGATGGAAGAGGCAATCTCCGCCACTAAATCGTCAACATCAACCCCTGTCCTGCTTGGGCAAGAATTCTTTGAGCACATGGAAAGGATGCCTGAGGATAGAGCAGCAAACTTAGCACAACAAAATGAGTTTTTCAGTCGTTTGATACGTGAGAATAATGGAGGTATCAGAAATGGAGGGCCAAAAGGAGTGAGTCTTACGGAATTCCTACAAACCAATCCACTGACTTTTGCTACCGCACCAGAACCTATGGATGCGGATGATTGGTTGAGGGACACTGAGCGGAAATTAAATACAGTTCGGTGTAATGATGAAGAGAAGGTTAGATATGCCACCTATCTACTATCAGGACTAGCAGCGTTATGGTGGGATAACATGATTCTAATTCAACCTTCGGGACATGTTTTCACGTGGGATGAGTTTAAGAAGAAGTTCCGAGAAGCCCAGGTTCCTGAAAGTATCATGGAACTAAAGAGAAGAGAGTTCGAGACCTTGAAGCAGAATGACTTGTCGGTATGGAAATATCTAGTAGAGTTTGATCGTTTATCACGTTATGCAGCAGAGGATGTAAACACAGAGGAGAAAAGGATAAAAAAGTTCTTAAAAGGGATGAATCCATTCCTGAAAATGCAGTTGAATCTAACCAAATGCACAAGGTTCCACGAGCTAGTGGATACTGCACTTACTTTGGAGAATGATTATGAAGAAGTGCAGAATGAAAGAAAAcggaaggcaaggttggaaccacaACCAATTCAGATACAACAAACTCAGTCAGAGATGAATTTCCAAACTAGAGATGAGACAATCACACCATTTTATAGTCAAGTTCGATGCCATAACTGTGCAAGAAAAGGTCACTATGCCAAGGATTGCCCGCAATAG